The sequence GAAGCCGCTCGCCAGAGTGATCCCATCGTGCAGGTCCACATGGACATGGAAGCCCTTCTCCACGGAGCCGGCCTGCGCCCGGTGGTCCTGCGTAGCGACACGTTGGCCTCCAACACCCGCGGCTGGGCACCCCAGTTGCGGGCGGGCGACATGGTCTCAGGGCTGGACATCGCGCGCACAGCCGTCGTGGACGAGCGCGATGTCGCCGATGCGGCCGTAGCCGTATTGCTCGCGCAACACGACCGGCTGGATCAAGGGCTGCACCTGTTGACAGGACCCGAGGTCCTCAGCCGCGCCGATCAGGTCGCCCACCTCGGTGCTGCTCTCCGGCGCCCTCTGCGCTTCCAGGCGCTCCCCGGCGACCTCGCGCGATCACGAATGCTCGCGGACGGTCGCCCCGAGCCACTGGTGGAAGCGCTGATCGCCGCCTCGGTGCGGCGACCGGAGTCGAACCGCATCACCGATCACGTTGAGGGCCTTACCGGCCGACCGGCCGGCACCTTCGCGAAGTGGGCCGTAGACCACGCGGCCGAGTTCAGCTGACGAAATCGCGGCACGCTAGATGGGCGGCCGCCAGCTCGCGGACCTTGGGTTCTCCACTGGCGAGTCCCCCGACAATCTGTTGATCGCAGCCGTCGCTTTCGGCAGATCGGCGTCGTCCTTTATGGAGGCGGCCGCCTCCAAGTCGCCGCCGGTCGGTCGCCGGCGTTCCCGCTCACACAGGTCCAGGACGTCTCAGCGGATGCTCGCCAGATGGGCGGCGATGCCGTCGAGGACGTAGTCGAGGCCGGTCTCGAACTGCCACTCCAGGGAGTCCTTGCGGGTGGCGGTGTCGAGGTAGCGCTGGAAGGTGGGGTAGCGGCCGGTTCGCATGTGCCACATCATCTGCGGGGCGAGGTCGGCGCGGATCTGGTCTCCCTCGGTCCAGTCGTTCTCGTGCATCAGGCTTTTGAGGGCGAGCTCGTAGTTCATGGCGCCGTGGACGTAGGCGTCCACGGCGCGGAAGACGGCCATCATGGTGTCGGCGTGCAGGCCCGGGTCCTGCAGGGAGGCCAGTGAGCGTTCGGCGATCGCCATCCGGTTGGGCGTGAGCGCGAGCAGGGCCCGGGGCGACAGCTGCGCCAGCCACAGGTGCTCCAGCATCAGCTTCCGGGTGCCCAGCGCCAGGGCTCGCATGGTCTCCCGCCATTCGGCGTCCTCGGGCAGGCGCAGGTCGGCGTAGATGTGGTTGACCATCAGTTCCAGCAGCTCGTCCTTGCCCGACACGTGCCGGTAGGCGGCCATCGGCGCGACGCCCAGCTCGGTGGCCAACCGCCGCATGGTGATGGCGTCGAGCCCTTCCGCGTCGGCGACCGCGACGGCCACGGCCGCGATGCGCTCGGCGGTGAGGGTCTGCCGCGGGGCGGCGGCGGGGCGCTCCAGGCGTTGCCAGAGGGGCTCGCGGGGCCTGTCCTTGTCAGCCGCCATCGGGTACGGCCTCCCTCCTGGTCACAACGCGATACAACGTATCAGCAGTAGACAACGTACACACTGATGTGTACGTTGTCCGCCACAAGATACGTTGTACACATTCAAGGGGTTCGCGATGAACGACGACCGGCTGAAGGTAGCGATCATCCTCGGCAGCACCCGCGACGGCCGCTTCGGCCCGGCGGTGTCCGGCTGGATCGGCGCCCATGTGCGGCGCCGGGAGGACATGACCGCCGATCTGGTCGACCTGGTGGAGACCCCGCTGCCCACCGTCTTCCCCGTACTCGGCGAGCCGCCCGCGTCCCAGGAGGACGCCGACCTGCTGGCGGCGGTGTCACCGCGGCTGGCAGCCGCCGACGCGTTCGTCATCGTCACGCCGGAGTACAACCACAGCTTTCCGGCACCGCTGAAGAACGCCATCGACTGGCACGGGACGGAGTGGCGCGCCAAGCCGGTCGGCTTCGTGTCCTACGGCGGCTTCTCCGCCGGCCTGCGCGCGGTCGAGCAGCTGCGGCTCGTGCTGGCCGAACTGCACGCCGTCACCATCCGGGACAGCGTCGGGTTCCAGGGCGCCTGGTCGCAGTTCGCGCCCGACGGCTCGGCCCTCGACCCGGCCGCCGACGCCGCCGCGACGGTGATGCTCGACCGGCTGGCCTGGTGGGCGCACGCCCTGCGCGAGGCCCGCGCCGCCCGCCCGTACGCGGCGTGAGCCGCGTGACCACCTTGACGGACGTGACCGCACCGGCGCGTCCGCGATCCTTCCGCCTCGGCGTGTTCGGGCTGCTGCTCGGCATGTTCCTGGCCATGCTGGACGGCCTGATCGTGGGCACCGCGCTCCCCACGATCATCGGCGACCTGGGCGGCCTGGACCATCTGTCCTGGGTGGTGACCGCCTACATGCTGGCCGGCGCCGCCACCACCCCCGTCTGGGGCAAGCTCGGCGACCTGTACGGCCGCAAGGCCACCTTCGTCACCGCCATCACGATCTTCCTGGCCGGCTCGATGCTGGCCGGGCTGGCGCGGGACATGCCCCAGTTGATCGCGTTCCGCGCGGTTCAGGGGCTGGGCGCCGGCGGCCTCATGGTCGGCGCGATCGCGATCATCGGGGTGCTCGTCCCGCCCCGTGACAGCGGCCGCCTGCAGTCGATGATCGGCGCCATCATGCCGGTCGCCTACGTCGGCGGTCCGCTGCTGGGCGGCCTGCTCACCGACCGGCTGAGCTGGCGCTGGACCTTCTACGCCAACGTGCCCGTCGGCGCCCTGGCCCTCCTGCTCATCGCCACCCGCATCCACCTGCCGCCCGTCGAGCGCGTCAAGGCGCCCATCGACTACGCGGGCGCGGCGCTGCTCACCGTCGCCGTCCTGGCCCTGACCCTGGTGGCCGGCTGGGGCGGCACCGCCCATCCCTGGACGTCCCCGCAGGTTCTGGTTGCGGCCGCGGTCGGCGTCCTGGCCCTGGCCGCGCTCGTCCCCGTCGAACGCCGCGCCGCCGAGCCGATCATCCCGCCCCGGCTGTTCGGTGACCGCGACTTCACCCTCGCGCAGATCCTCAGCTTCCTGGCCGGGGCGGTGATGCTCAGCGCGGTCAACTACCTGCCGCAGTACATGCAGTACGTGCGGCAGGCGTCCCCGGCGGCCAGCGGCATGCTGCTGCTGCCGTTGATGTTCGGCATGCTCGGCGCCCAGACCCTCACCGGCCACCTCATCAGCCGCAACGGCCGCTACCGCATGTACCCCATCCTGGGCGGCGCACTGATGACCGCCGGAACCCTGGTCCTGCTCCTGCTCGACACGGACACCGGCACGGCCACCGCCTCCGCCCTCACCGCCCTCGCCGGGATCGGGATCGGCCTGGTCATGCAGAGCACCCTGCTCCTCACGATCAACAGCGCCGATCCCCGCGACATGGGCGCCGCCACCGCGACGGTCACCCTCCTGCGCACCACCGGCGGCTCCCTGGGGATCGCTCTACTCGGCGCCCTCTACGCCGCCCGGATGCACGCCGGCCTGACCGATCGTCTCGGCCCCGCGCAGGCGGACCGGCTGAGCGCAGTGACGCCGGCGATGCTGGACGATCTGTCCGCGTCCGCCCGTGAGGCCGTCCGCAGCGCCGTCACCAGCGGCCTGCACGGCATCCTCCTCGGTGCCGCCGCCCTGTCGGCCCTCGCCTTCGGCGTCACCTGGCTGATCCGTGCAACCCCACTCCGCACCGACCCGAGCCCCACACGGCCAAAACGCCAGGCGCACACGTCCGACCCGGGGCCGTCATCGCCGACAGGTGCGGACGAGGCGTAGGAACAGCGAGCGTGGAGCCCTTCTGCCATCACCGCGACAGGCCCGGCTCGGTGGGGTGCCGAGGCGGTGGCGCGTCCGGTCAGGGGTGGAGGACGATCTTGCCGTGCGTGCGGCGTTGCTCCAGTTCGCGGAAGGCGTCCTGCACCTGGGCCAGCGGGTAGACGTTGGCGATGGTCACTTCCAACTCTCCGCGGGCGGCCAGGCGGGCCAGTTGGCCGAGGACGGCCGCGCACGCCGCCGTGCTCTCTCCGGCGGTCTGTGCGCCGACCTTGGCCGCGGTCCCCCAGTCGCGGATCGTGTTGATCCGCTGGGGCCGCACGCCCAGCTCCACCGCCAGGTCGACGTAGCCGGTGCCGAACGTGTCGATGAACGCGTCGACGGTCCCGCCGGAAGCCTGCCTGATCCGGTCGGCCACACCGTCCCCGTACTCGACCGGGATGACGCCGTGATCCTTCAGCCAGGCGTGGTTGGGCTCGCTGGCCAGTCCGATCACCGTGGCGCCGTGCCGCCGCGCGAGCTGCACGGCAAGAGACCCGACGCCGCCCGCCGCACCGGAGACCACGACCGTGTCGGACGGTCCGGGGTCGACCGCGAACACGGTGGCGTACGCGGTCACGCCGGCGACGTGCAACGACCCGGCCACGTCCCAGGACAGTCCCTCCGGACGCGGGGTCAGCCGGACGTCGTCGACCGCGACGAACTCCGCGTGGCTCGCCCTGTCGTGGGTGAAGCCGAGGACCTCGTCGCCCACCGCGAAGCCCCGTACCTCCGGGCCGAGCTCCGCCACGACCCCGGCCAGGTCGGTGCCCTGCCCGGAGGGGAACGTCGCCGGCCAGCGCGCGTGCAGCCCTCCCTGCCGGATATGCGCCTCGCCGGGCTGGATCCCCGCCGCGCGAACCTCCACCAGCACCTGCCCAGGGCCGGGCACCGGACGCTCCACCTCCTCCACCCGCAGGACATCGATCCCGCCGTACTCGTGGAACCGCACCGCCTTCATCGCGTGATCACCGCTCTTCCTCGTTCGGCAGGCCCCGAATGGCCACCCCTTTAGCCTGCCTTCGTCCGGGCGGCTGAGAAACGGACCGTTCTCCCTAGGATCGACGGTCCGAGGTTGTGGGACGCCGTACTGCGGCAGGCCGTCGATGCGGCGTTCCGCGTGACAGCCGGACCGTTTCGCCCCGCCCTCGCAGTCCGCTCGCATCAAGGGATTCCGCGTGCGCCCCGGGTGTCGGGCGTCTTGTCAGCCTCGCCGGGAGACTCTCGCGGACGAAGACGTGCTGATCGCGCCGGAGCGTTGGCGGAGCCGGCTGCATCCGCGGCGCGGTGGCACGCCCGGAACCCCGATCACGCTCGACGCGGGCGCGAGCAAGGCCGTCGCACAGGCGGTGGACGACGCGCGGGACGAGATCGCACAGACCCTGCGCGACCCCGGCACCGCACCGATGCTCGCCGCCGCAGCGCGCGCCCATCTCGGGGGCGATCCGGACCCGTGCGGCGCGGCCGTTCTGTCGCTGGTCACGGCGGGAGAGTCGGTCTGGGCGCGCGAGCACCGGCAGCACGTGGAAGCCTGGGCCTTCCGGCACGGCATCGCGTTCGCCGCGTGCGCGCTCGCCGACCGCTGGGGCCTGGAGGCGAGCCGGACCGGGGAGTTGCGGGACGGGCGGCGAAACAAGATCGTCCGCCCCCCGACCCGCACGTCAGCGGTGAGCTGATGGGGGGCGATGAAGCGGTTCCCGGTCCGGGCGGTGCGGGAACTGGCCGCGGAGGGTGGCACCGACCTGCTCGACGGGCACCTGCGCGGCAACCTCGACGTGATCAAGGCCGCGCTCCCGCTGCTTCCGGAGGACGCCCGCGCGGCGGTCGAACAGATCACCGAGGACCTCGATGCGACCACCGACGCCGACCCGGCGGACCTGCCGGCCGTCCTTGCGGACCCGCCCTGGGCCCGGAAGCGGGAACGGCTGGAACCGTTGGTCATCAAGGGGCTTTCCGCTCCGGAACCGTCCGTCGCGTGGGCCGAGGACGGGCGCGACACCCGGTGTGAGTGGGCGCTGCCCGTCCCCCACGGATGGAGCCGTCACGGCGAGGTGCGCGGACCGTGGAAGGGACGGATCGCCGACTTCGAAGCGGGCCGGCTGAGGAGCGCTGAACAGGTTGCCCTTCTCTGCCTCGCTCCCGTCGAGCAGGTCCGGCATCTCGTCGCGGGCTGGTACGTGCCCAAGGACGGCTACGGCACCCACCAGGAGCCGGAGAGGTGGGTGCCGAGGATCGCCGAACGGTTCGGCCCGGACGCGCTCACCGTCGTCCTGAAGGCCGCCCGGAGCCGGCCTTCGGACTGCGGGCACGTGGTCGTCCCGTACGCCGCCGAACCGGCCGCCGAGCTGGTCGCCGGCTGGCCGCTGCGCGGCGGTGCGGGCAGCTCGCACGCGGAGGCGTGGATGCGCGGGCACGGTCCTCAAGCCGCGCGGCTCCTGCTTCCCGCCGCATTCGGCAAGCCGGGCAAGCGCCGTGACGCGGCCGAGTACGCCCTGCACTTCCTCGCCCGCGAGCTGGGACGCGACCGCGTGGTCCAGATCGCGCGCGAGGTTCGGGGCGAGGTCGGCGACGCCCTGGCGGTGGTGCTGGACCGCGACGCCGACGACCTCGTCCCGCGGAAGATTCCGGAGATCGGGCGCGCGCTGCCGGCCACAGCCGTCCGGCACCTGCTGACCGTCCTGGCGATGTCACCGCCGGACGACCCCGACCCCGCAGGCCGGGTTCGGCGCCGCGCGGCTGCTCGCCGGCGGGAGGCCGGGCGGCGCCCCGTCCGCGTCCGGACACCTGCTGACCATCTGGGGCCTCACCGCGGTGGCCGTCGCACTGCTCGTGGCGGTCGGCCGGGCGGTCCTGCTGCTGCGCCGCCCCGTCCCCCCGCGTCCCCACAAGGCCGCGACCGCCGCCTGGACGGTGGCCGGAGCGGCTCCCCTGCTCGCCCTCCTGACGCTGGTCGGCCCGGGACGGCTGCGACGGCTGCGACGGCTGCTGACCTGGGTCCCCGACGCCTTCATCGCCGCCGCCGCGGCCGCGACCGTACTGTCGGCCCTCCGCCTCACCCTCGCCGTCCGCGCACACCGCCGAACCCCGTAACGGGCCGGGCGAGGCGGCCCGACCGAGCAGGCACCCTCGCGTGCCCGTCTCCCAGAATCGCGGCGAGCGGGGCGGTGGCTGTGCAGGTGGGGTCCCGGCGCTGAGGAGCCGACGACCGTTGCTCCGAGTGCGCGTCACCAAAGAGACGTGCCCCCCGCACAGCGTGCGGGGGGCGACAAGTGGTGCGAGCGCGGGAACCGTCAGCTGTTCCAGTTCCGCGGGCGCGAGTTCTCCAGGGCCTCCTGGGCGGGCACGCCCGCCTCCAGGTCGGCCTCCAGCAGCGCCTTGGTCGTCTGCTGGGCCTGCTCCAGGGACGGCCCGGACCCGGCGGATCCGCCGTTGTCGCCGTTGCCGCCGGTGTTGCCGTTGTTGTTGCCGTTGCCGTTTCCGGACATAGGTAAACTCCAGGGTCTGCTTTGTGCGACTGTGGTCGACCCTGCCGACTGATCAGCAGGGACAGTGGAGACTGTCCGCGGCCAGAGCAGAGATTCATGTATTTCGGTCCTCCGATATATGTGGTAGACCCCACTCGGCCGAGCGCGCTTCTACGGAACCTGAGCCGCCGCAGGAGCGTCGCGAAGCGTCCCTTCGAATGCCGGACGCGGCCGGTGGGACGATGACTCGGGCATCGGCACGGCAAGGATTCGCTCCCAGCACAGTCGAAGCGGGCCCGGCGTTCGCCGGGCCCGCTTCACGTGGGGACGGTGATCAGATCACCGCTGGGGCTGGGCCGCCTCGCGCAAGTCGGCCACGACCTCGTCCACCGAGGTGCCGGGGTTGACCGTGACGGTCAGGCCCTGGTGGTGCTCACCTTCGAAGACGTCGTCGAGGGTGCCGGTGAAGCTCAGCTCCACCGCCCCGCTGACGTCGCCGGCCAGGTGCAGCGCCTGCTCCGCGGCTGCCCTGGGGTCGCCGCTCAGGTCCAAAGTGTGGGCCATGACGTTCTCCCTCTGGTGTTTCGATTGGGTCCCGCAAAGCGGGACGGCTTACCAGAGATCGTCCAGAGATTGGAGAGCGACGCCATCGGCGCCTGGCTGGAGCACGCTCGCCACCGCCCTCAGAGGGCGACCCGTCCGGGCAGGCCCGCTCCGGTCGTGCCGGTGTGCGTGCGTCGAATCCGGTGTCCGGTATCGGAGACACGCCGTGCCCGGAAGCGGGCGAGGCCCCTTCCGGAA is a genomic window of Actinomadura citrea containing:
- a CDS encoding MDR family MFS transporter, translated to MTAPARPRSFRLGVFGLLLGMFLAMLDGLIVGTALPTIIGDLGGLDHLSWVVTAYMLAGAATTPVWGKLGDLYGRKATFVTAITIFLAGSMLAGLARDMPQLIAFRAVQGLGAGGLMVGAIAIIGVLVPPRDSGRLQSMIGAIMPVAYVGGPLLGGLLTDRLSWRWTFYANVPVGALALLLIATRIHLPPVERVKAPIDYAGAALLTVAVLALTLVAGWGGTAHPWTSPQVLVAAAVGVLALAALVPVERRAAEPIIPPRLFGDRDFTLAQILSFLAGAVMLSAVNYLPQYMQYVRQASPAASGMLLLPLMFGMLGAQTLTGHLISRNGRYRMYPILGGALMTAGTLVLLLLDTDTGTATASALTALAGIGIGLVMQSTLLLTINSADPRDMGAATATVTLLRTTGGSLGIALLGALYAARMHAGLTDRLGPAQADRLSAVTPAMLDDLSASAREAVRSAVTSGLHGILLGAAALSALAFGVTWLIRATPLRTDPSPTRPKRQAHTSDPGPSSPTGADEA
- a CDS encoding NADP-dependent oxidoreductase → MKAVRFHEYGGIDVLRVEEVERPVPGPGQVLVEVRAAGIQPGEAHIRQGGLHARWPATFPSGQGTDLAGVVAELGPEVRGFAVGDEVLGFTHDRASHAEFVAVDDVRLTPRPEGLSWDVAGSLHVAGVTAYATVFAVDPGPSDTVVVSGAAGGVGSLAVQLARRHGATVIGLASEPNHAWLKDHGVIPVEYGDGVADRIRQASGGTVDAFIDTFGTGYVDLAVELGVRPQRINTIRDWGTAAKVGAQTAGESTAACAAVLGQLARLAARGELEVTIANVYPLAQVQDAFRELEQRRTHGKIVLHP
- a CDS encoding NADPH-dependent FMN reductase; the encoded protein is MNDDRLKVAIILGSTRDGRFGPAVSGWIGAHVRRREDMTADLVDLVETPLPTVFPVLGEPPASQEDADLLAAVSPRLAAADAFVIVTPEYNHSFPAPLKNAIDWHGTEWRAKPVGFVSYGGFSAGLRAVEQLRLVLAELHAVTIRDSVGFQGAWSQFAPDGSALDPAADAAATVMLDRLAWWAHALREARAARPYAA
- a CDS encoding NAD(P)H-binding protein, which gives rise to MPDTARSADRRPGSSILVTGATGNLGREVVHRLQAHGAHVRSLTRHQPAPRAGVEPVVGDVADPAVVREALVGTDAVFLIWPLLDSSSAHDLVAELNAAAPRVVYLSTTAIDDEAARQSDPIVQVHMDMEALLHGAGLRPVVLRSDTLASNTRGWAPQLRAGDMVSGLDIARTAVVDERDVADAAVAVLLAQHDRLDQGLHLLTGPEVLSRADQVAHLGAALRRPLRFQALPGDLARSRMLADGRPEPLVEALIAASVRRPESNRITDHVEGLTGRPAGTFAKWAVDHAAEFS
- a CDS encoding TetR/AcrR family transcriptional regulator; translation: MAADKDRPREPLWQRLERPAAAPRQTLTAERIAAVAVAVADAEGLDAITMRRLATELGVAPMAAYRHVSGKDELLELMVNHIYADLRLPEDAEWRETMRALALGTRKLMLEHLWLAQLSPRALLALTPNRMAIAERSLASLQDPGLHADTMMAVFRAVDAYVHGAMNYELALKSLMHENDWTEGDQIRADLAPQMMWHMRTGRYPTFQRYLDTATRKDSLEWQFETGLDYVLDGIAAHLASIR